One segment of Ascidiaceihabitans donghaensis DNA contains the following:
- a CDS encoding DNA polymerase III subunit gamma/tau encodes MSDTPAPAYQVLARKYRPETFVDLVGQDAMVRTLRNAFEADRIAQAFVMTGIRGTGKTTTARIIAKGMNCIGPDGTSGPTTDPCGVCEHCTAIMEGRHVDVMEMDAASRTGVGDIREIIDSVHYRAASARYKIYIIDEVHMLSTSAFNALLKTLEEPPAHVKFIFATTEIRKVPVTVLSRCQRFDLRRIEPEVMIALMRKIATAENAEIADDALALITRAAEGSVRDATSLLDQAISHGAGETTADQVRAMLGLADRGRVLDLIDMVLRGDAAAALTELSGQYADGADPMAVLRDLAEITHWVSVVKITPDAAEDPTVSPDERARGLAMAENLPMRVLTRLWQMLLKSLDEVAAAPNAMMAAEMAIIRLTHVADLPSPEELVRKLNGISPPSAPSNGGGNAGAPQGGQGGQSATAAYAATAAPAQPGSGGTMAAVAVDADAALARFPTFEHVVELIRINRDGKLLVDVETDLQLASYQPGRIEFVPTPTAPRDLAQRLGAKLQLWTGNRWAVTIVNEGGAKTIAEIRDAADLELQAKAENHPMVQAVFTQFPGAKITAIRTAEQIAAEADEDALPEVEDEWDPFEED; translated from the coding sequence ATGTCTGACACCCCTGCTCCTGCCTATCAGGTTCTGGCCCGCAAGTACCGGCCAGAGACCTTTGTCGATCTGGTGGGACAGGATGCCATGGTGCGCACCCTGCGCAACGCATTTGAGGCAGACCGCATTGCCCAAGCCTTTGTAATGACAGGCATTCGTGGCACCGGCAAAACAACCACAGCACGCATTATCGCCAAGGGCATGAATTGCATCGGCCCCGATGGCACAAGTGGCCCAACCACCGATCCGTGTGGCGTTTGCGAACATTGCACCGCCATCATGGAAGGCCGCCATGTCGATGTCATGGAAATGGATGCCGCATCACGCACCGGCGTTGGCGACATCCGTGAAATCATCGATTCAGTGCATTACCGCGCCGCGTCGGCCCGCTACAAGATCTACATCATCGATGAGGTGCACATGCTGAGCACCTCGGCCTTCAACGCGCTTCTCAAAACGCTGGAAGAGCCGCCCGCCCACGTCAAATTCATCTTCGCCACCACCGAAATCCGCAAAGTGCCTGTCACGGTTCTTTCGCGTTGCCAACGCTTTGATCTGCGCCGCATTGAACCCGAAGTGATGATTGCCCTGATGCGCAAGATCGCCACGGCGGAAAACGCTGAAATCGCGGATGATGCGCTGGCTTTGATCACGCGCGCCGCCGAAGGGTCCGTGCGCGATGCGACGTCCTTGCTGGATCAGGCCATCAGCCATGGCGCGGGCGAAACCACCGCGGATCAGGTGCGCGCGATGCTGGGCTTGGCCGATCGGGGCCGCGTATTGGACTTGATCGACATGGTGCTGCGCGGTGACGCCGCTGCTGCGTTGACAGAGCTTTCGGGTCAATATGCAGACGGCGCGGACCCAATGGCTGTCTTGCGCGATCTGGCGGAAATCACCCATTGGGTGTCCGTCGTCAAAATCACACCGGATGCGGCCGAAGACCCCACCGTATCGCCAGATGAACGTGCCCGCGGTTTGGCCATGGCCGAAAACCTTCCCATGCGCGTTTTGACACGCCTGTGGCAGATGCTGCTGAAATCATTGGACGAAGTGGCCGCAGCCCCCAACGCCATGATGGCCGCAGAGATGGCGATCATCCGGTTGACCCATGTGGCCGACCTGCCCAGCCCCGAAGAGCTGGTGCGCAAGCTGAACGGTATCTCGCCGCCTTCAGCCCCTTCAAATGGCGGCGGCAATGCAGGTGCGCCCCAAGGGGGCCAAGGGGGACAATCAGCCACGGCAGCTTACGCGGCCACAGCTGCCCCCGCGCAGCCCGGCAGTGGTGGCACAATGGCCGCTGTTGCTGTCGATGCAGATGCGGCCCTCGCCCGGTTTCCAACGTTTGAGCATGTCGTCGAACTGATCCGCATCAACCGCGATGGCAAGCTGCTGGTGGATGTGGAAACCGACCTGCAACTGGCCTCTTACCAGCCCGGGCGCATCGAATTTGTGCCCACCCCGACGGCGCCCCGCGATCTGGCCCAACGGCTTGGCGCGAAGCTGCAACTTTGGACGGGCAACCGCTGGGCTGTTACCATCGTCAATGAAGGCGGTGCCAAGACCATCGCCGAAATTCGCGACGCCGCTGACTTGGAATTGCAAGCGAAAGCCGAAAATCACCCGATGGTGCAAGCCG
- a CDS encoding calcium-binding protein, protein MFGLLALLGLGLGLAALIGSDDSSDGASGDQASPTEDADVISDEAYRADFVAEFDDLVAEGEITQGQADQALGQIDFVSGAQDVEALGGDDYLLLGAGDDTVDGGAGDDVILTGLGDDSVDLGEGSDVYGADFRNIPSADDFEPFPIAEGSGNLSEATVEGGDDTINGGVGNDAISDSFGSNEINGQQGADFIVSVDDASDQGTADTVSGGFGSDTLVVDEGDVVETGNGRDSVVVETYNGVEDGYDVVTITDFEQGKDSLVVQGQPGLLNPVGDEDTVTVENSQDGEDAIVLINNIPVVRVVGGAGLAESDVTVFVDSR, encoded by the coding sequence ATGTTCGGTTTGTTGGCACTTTTAGGTTTGGGTCTGGGTTTGGCCGCACTGATTGGAAGCGACGATAGCAGCGACGGTGCGTCAGGTGATCAGGCGTCTCCGACAGAAGACGCGGACGTCATTTCGGACGAAGCATATCGCGCAGATTTTGTCGCGGAATTCGACGATCTGGTTGCGGAAGGCGAAATCACGCAAGGTCAGGCTGACCAGGCTTTGGGGCAAATTGATTTTGTCAGCGGTGCGCAAGACGTTGAAGCACTGGGCGGTGATGACTACCTTCTTCTTGGTGCGGGCGATGATACCGTTGATGGCGGCGCCGGTGACGATGTGATCCTGACGGGCCTGGGCGATGACAGTGTCGATCTTGGCGAAGGCAGCGACGTTTATGGCGCCGATTTTCGTAACATTCCAAGCGCCGATGACTTTGAACCCTTTCCCATTGCCGAAGGCAGCGGCAACCTATCTGAGGCAACGGTCGAAGGTGGCGACGACACGATCAATGGCGGCGTTGGCAACGATGCGATTTCTGACAGTTTCGGATCAAACGAGATCAACGGCCAGCAAGGGGCCGATTTCATTGTGTCAGTGGATGATGCATCGGACCAAGGCACCGCAGATACCGTGAGCGGTGGCTTCGGCTCTGACACGTTGGTGGTTGATGAAGGCGATGTTGTTGAAACCGGCAACGGACGCGACAGCGTTGTGGTCGAGACCTACAACGGCGTCGAAGACGGGTATGATGTGGTCACGATCACGGATTTTGAACAAGGCAAGGATTCCCTTGTTGTTCAAGGCCAGCCCGGTCTTTTGAACCCCGTCGGGGATGAAGACACCGTAACAGTCGAGAATTCTCAAGACGGCGAAGACGCGATTGTGTTGATCAACAACATTCCGGTTGTGCGGGTCGTGGGCGGTGCAGGCCTTGCGGAAAGCGATGTGACGGTGTTTGTCGACAGCCGCTAA
- a CDS encoding YidH family protein, translated as MANDSSQTRTDWAEDRTVLANERTFASWMGMGLGAVGIAIGLKAVFGATDPTWVAKAVASIFLVVAIGVFWMARRQACKTLERITQHDAEALPSKSFTKLAVAMTIATLATGGVLWSL; from the coding sequence ATGGCTAACGATTCGTCACAAACACGCACCGACTGGGCCGAGGACCGCACCGTTCTGGCCAATGAACGCACATTCGCATCTTGGATGGGCATGGGATTGGGGGCCGTGGGGATCGCGATCGGGTTGAAGGCCGTCTTCGGCGCCACAGACCCGACTTGGGTTGCCAAGGCTGTCGCTTCGATATTTCTGGTCGTTGCGATCGGGGTTTTTTGGATGGCACGTCGACAGGCGTGCAAAACCCTTGAACGCATCACGCAACACGACGCCGAGGCGTTGCCCTCAAAAAGCTTTACCAAACTTGCAGTGGCCATGACGATTGCAACGCTGGCGACAGGCGGCGTGCTTTGGTCTTTGTAA